In Rathayibacter sp. VKM Ac-2762, one DNA window encodes the following:
- a CDS encoding glycosyltransferase family 9 protein: protein MVAIAPLREPFAGVERIAVLRGGGLGDLLFALPAVDALAAAYPGAEITLLGTPAHRVLLTGVESPIADVEILPVAQGVRDGEGEDPRVVEDFTERMRARRFDLAVQLHGGGRYSNPFLQRLGARHTIGSRTDDAAKLERTIPYVYYQHEMLRALEIVGLAGAGAVRLEPVLPVDPERRDRLAAVLPAGGPLVLIHPGATDVRRRWPSASFAEVATALLDDGARVLVVGDASDVPAADEIVAGAPGAVSWAGVVDLPDLAPLLSLADLVLGNDSGPRHLAAAVGAPTVGIFWVGNAINAQPLGRQRHRVQLSWTTRCPVCGIDVTQVGWTAPRCEHELTFVDDVPVDRVLEDVRGVLASTR, encoded by the coding sequence GTGGTCGCCATCGCCCCCCTCCGAGAGCCCTTCGCCGGAGTCGAGAGGATCGCCGTCCTGCGCGGCGGCGGACTCGGCGACCTGCTGTTCGCGCTGCCCGCCGTCGACGCCCTCGCGGCCGCCTACCCGGGAGCCGAGATCACCCTGCTCGGGACGCCCGCGCACCGGGTCCTGCTGACGGGCGTCGAGTCGCCGATCGCCGACGTCGAGATCCTGCCGGTGGCGCAGGGCGTCCGCGACGGAGAGGGGGAGGACCCCCGGGTCGTCGAGGACTTCACCGAGCGGATGCGCGCGCGCCGCTTCGACCTGGCCGTGCAGCTGCACGGCGGCGGGCGCTACTCCAACCCGTTCCTCCAGCGCCTCGGCGCGCGCCACACGATCGGGTCGCGCACCGACGACGCCGCAAAGCTCGAGCGCACGATCCCCTACGTCTACTACCAGCACGAGATGCTGCGGGCGCTCGAGATCGTCGGGCTGGCCGGGGCCGGAGCCGTCCGCCTGGAGCCCGTCCTGCCCGTCGACCCGGAGCGCCGCGACCGCCTGGCCGCAGTGCTGCCCGCGGGCGGCCCGCTCGTGCTGATCCATCCCGGAGCGACCGATGTCCGCCGCCGCTGGCCGAGCGCGTCGTTCGCCGAGGTGGCGACCGCTCTCCTCGACGACGGAGCGCGAGTGCTGGTGGTGGGAGACGCCTCCGACGTGCCCGCCGCCGATGAGATCGTCGCCGGAGCGCCGGGAGCGGTCTCCTGGGCGGGCGTCGTGGACCTCCCGGACCTGGCACCGCTGCTCTCGCTCGCCGACCTCGTGCTCGGCAACGACTCCGGCCCCCGCCATCTCGCCGCCGCGGTCGGTGCTCCGACGGTCGGCATCTTCTGGGTGGGCAACGCGATCAACGCGCAGCCCCTCGGACGGCAGCGCCACCGGGTGCAGCTGAGCTGGACCACCCGCTGCCCGGTCTGCGGCATCGATGTGACGCAGGTGGGCTGGACGGCTCCGCGCTGCGAGCACGAGCTCACCTTCGTCGACGACGTGCCGGTCGACCGCGTGCTCGAGGACGTCCGCGGAGTGCTCGCCTCCACCCGCTGA
- the rfaE2 gene encoding D-glycero-beta-D-manno-heptose 1-phosphate adenylyltransferase codes for MSLEGSALQRASALLAHVHERPPVVAVIGDLILDSWWLGEAERVTREAPAPVLRLEDVVDVAGGAANTAANLRALGAVVRTVGVAGRDSEGDRLVRALERAGLDTSRVVRTGAATTIKTRVVGGDSVMLRVDSGPHRPADDELALLAGAAAEAAAGADAVLVCDYGSGILREAVERLLAVGRPGLLVIDAHELADWAFARPDLVTPNAKEAERLLGGSLGRGTERAAAVRDAADDLRARSGARHVVVTLDRDGSTALDADGTVSRTFAQPAEEKQASGAGDTFAATATLALAAGRSLATAVDLAQAAADVVVQRPGTSVCSGDDLLASLAAPGAVVLGEDALVEVLAEQSRRGRRVVFTNGCFDVLHRGHTAYLRQARELGDVLVVAVNDDDSVRRLKGEGRPINPEGDRAGVIAELGCVDYVTLFGGDTPIPLLERVQPDVYVKGGDYNPDMLAEAAVVRSYGGVVTTVGYVSEHSTTEMVQRIRSAAP; via the coding sequence ATGAGCCTCGAGGGCTCGGCGCTCCAGCGGGCGAGCGCCCTCCTGGCGCACGTCCACGAGCGCCCACCGGTCGTCGCCGTGATCGGGGACCTCATCCTCGACTCCTGGTGGCTCGGCGAGGCGGAGCGCGTCACGCGGGAGGCGCCCGCGCCGGTCCTGCGGCTCGAGGACGTCGTCGACGTCGCGGGCGGGGCCGCCAACACCGCCGCCAACCTGCGCGCGCTGGGCGCCGTCGTCCGCACGGTCGGCGTGGCCGGACGCGACTCCGAGGGCGACCGGCTCGTGCGCGCGCTCGAGCGGGCCGGCCTGGACACCTCCCGGGTCGTCCGCACCGGCGCCGCGACGACGATCAAGACCCGCGTGGTCGGCGGCGACAGCGTGATGCTGCGCGTCGACTCCGGCCCGCACCGCCCGGCCGACGACGAGCTGGCCCTGCTCGCCGGTGCCGCCGCCGAGGCCGCCGCGGGCGCCGACGCCGTCCTGGTCTGCGACTACGGCTCGGGGATCCTCCGCGAGGCCGTCGAGCGCCTGCTCGCCGTCGGGCGCCCCGGCCTCCTCGTGATCGACGCGCACGAGCTCGCCGACTGGGCCTTCGCCCGGCCGGACCTCGTCACCCCGAACGCCAAGGAGGCGGAGCGGCTGCTCGGCGGCTCCCTCGGCCGCGGGACGGAGCGGGCCGCCGCCGTGCGCGACGCGGCGGACGACCTGCGCGCCCGCTCGGGCGCCCGGCACGTCGTGGTCACCCTCGACCGGGACGGCTCCACCGCCCTCGACGCCGACGGCACGGTCAGCCGCACCTTCGCTCAGCCCGCGGAGGAGAAGCAGGCGTCCGGCGCCGGAGACACCTTCGCCGCGACCGCCACCCTCGCCCTCGCCGCCGGCCGCTCCCTGGCCACCGCCGTCGATCTGGCGCAGGCCGCCGCCGACGTGGTCGTGCAGCGTCCCGGCACCTCCGTCTGCTCGGGCGATGACCTGCTCGCCTCCCTCGCCGCTCCCGGCGCCGTCGTGCTCGGCGAGGACGCCCTCGTCGAGGTCCTCGCGGAGCAGTCGCGCCGCGGTCGCCGCGTGGTGTTCACCAACGGCTGCTTCGACGTCCTGCACCGCGGCCACACCGCCTACCTCCGCCAGGCCCGCGAGCTCGGCGATGTGCTCGTGGTCGCGGTGAACGACGACGACTCCGTCCGGCGGCTGAAGGGCGAGGGACGGCCGATCAACCCGGAGGGCGACCGCGCGGGTGTGATCGCCGAGCTGGGCTGCGTCGACTACGTGACTCTCTTCGGCGGAGACACCCCCATCCCGCTGCTCGAGCGCGTGCAGCCCGACGTCTACGTGAAGGGCGGGGACTACAACCCCGACATGCTCGCGGAGGCGGCCGTCGTCCGCTCCTACGGGGGCGTCGTCACCACGGTCGGCTACGTCTCGGAGCACTCCACGACCGAGATGGTCCAGCGCATCCGATCGGCCGCGCCGTGA
- a CDS encoding fumarylacetoacetate hydrolase family protein gives MKIARFATQRDGDNGGAIHFGIVDEDDLVVLAGDPMFAGFDTTGERIPIAEAKLLAPVIPRSKVVGIGKNYADHAAEMGGDAPAEPLVFLKPNTSVIGPDEAIVLPEDSQQVEFEGELAIVIGAVARNVRAEDYEDVVFGYTIANDVTARDLQRSDGQWARAKGYDTFCPLGPVIETEFVWNESAIETRVNGRVQQSGSTGDMIHGVPELVAYVSRIFTLLPGDVILTGTPAGVGPIANGDTVAVDVEGIGTLFNPVVVRR, from the coding sequence ATGAAGATCGCACGATTCGCCACGCAGCGCGACGGGGACAACGGGGGAGCGATCCACTTCGGGATCGTGGACGAGGACGACCTGGTCGTGCTCGCCGGCGACCCGATGTTCGCCGGGTTCGACACCACGGGGGAGCGCATCCCGATCGCGGAGGCGAAGCTCCTCGCGCCGGTGATCCCGCGCTCCAAGGTCGTCGGCATCGGGAAGAACTACGCCGACCACGCGGCCGAGATGGGCGGCGACGCCCCGGCGGAGCCGCTGGTGTTCCTCAAGCCGAACACGTCGGTCATCGGCCCGGACGAGGCGATCGTCCTCCCCGAGGACAGCCAGCAGGTGGAGTTCGAGGGCGAGCTGGCGATCGTGATCGGCGCCGTGGCCCGCAACGTCCGCGCGGAGGACTACGAGGACGTGGTCTTCGGGTACACGATCGCCAACGACGTCACCGCGCGCGACCTCCAGCGCTCCGACGGCCAGTGGGCGCGGGCGAAGGGCTACGACACCTTCTGCCCGCTCGGTCCGGTCATCGAGACCGAGTTCGTCTGGAACGAGAGCGCGATCGAGACGCGCGTCAACGGGCGCGTGCAGCAGTCGGGCAGCACCGGCGACATGATCCACGGGGTGCCCGAGCTCGTGGCCTACGTCTCGCGCATCTTCACGCTGCTCCCCGGGGACGTGATCCTCACCGGGACGCCCGCCGGCGTCGGGCCGATCGCGAACGGCGACACCGTCGCGGTGGACGTCGAGGGCATCGGCACGCTGTTCAACCCGGTGGTCGTCCGGCGCTGA
- a CDS encoding DUF2795 domain-containing protein, translated as MDAPNPIQIQKYLSGIDYPASKDTIVETAEKEGADGDVLEALRAIPDGDYEKPTDVSSAVSKV; from the coding sequence ATGGACGCACCCAACCCGATCCAGATCCAGAAGTACCTGTCGGGCATCGACTACCCCGCCTCGAAGGACACGATCGTCGAGACCGCCGAGAAGGAGGGCGCGGACGGCGACGTCCTCGAGGCCCTCCGTGCGATCCCGGACGGCGACTACGAGAAGCCCACCGACGTGAGCTCGGCCGTCTCGAAGGTCTGA
- a CDS encoding glycosyltransferase family 2 protein, protein MTSRRWSGRWGLPEAPRQPLIDVLVPTVGRRAELAATLAGLAAQDDPPFRVIVSDQSDDAVAESDPTILAMLRVLEAQGRAPVVRRHLPRRGLAEQRHYLLSLATAPAVLFLDDDVWLEPGTLSRLHEALERLDCGFVGSAVQGLSYLEDVRPHETESFETWEERVEPERVRRGTPEFERWPLHNAANLTHVAARLDVPEGAWRAYRVAWLGACVLYRRDALLAVGGFDFWEQLPPEHSGEDVAAQWRVMERFGGAGLVPSGAVHLETPTTVTDRRVDAFDRLFAEEHS, encoded by the coding sequence GTGACCAGCCGCCGGTGGTCCGGGCGCTGGGGGCTCCCGGAGGCTCCCCGGCAGCCGCTGATCGACGTGCTGGTGCCGACGGTCGGCCGCCGTGCCGAGCTCGCCGCCACGCTCGCCGGACTCGCCGCCCAGGACGACCCGCCCTTCCGCGTGATCGTCAGCGACCAGTCCGACGACGCGGTCGCCGAGAGCGACCCGACGATCCTCGCGATGCTGCGCGTGCTGGAGGCGCAGGGCCGGGCTCCGGTGGTGCGCCGGCACCTGCCCCGGCGCGGGCTCGCGGAGCAGAGGCACTACCTCCTCTCCCTCGCCACCGCCCCGGCCGTCCTCTTCCTCGACGACGACGTGTGGCTCGAGCCGGGCACGCTCTCGCGGCTGCACGAGGCCCTCGAGCGCCTCGACTGCGGCTTCGTCGGCTCCGCGGTGCAGGGCCTGTCCTACCTCGAGGACGTGCGCCCGCACGAGACCGAGTCGTTCGAGACCTGGGAGGAGCGCGTGGAGCCCGAGCGGGTGCGGCGCGGAACCCCGGAGTTCGAGCGCTGGCCGCTGCACAACGCGGCCAATCTCACGCACGTCGCCGCCCGCCTCGACGTCCCGGAGGGCGCCTGGCGCGCGTACCGGGTCGCCTGGCTGGGCGCGTGCGTCCTCTACCGCCGCGACGCCCTCCTGGCCGTCGGCGGCTTCGACTTCTGGGAGCAGCTGCCCCCGGAGCACAGCGGTGAGGACGTCGCCGCGCAGTGGCGCGTCATGGAGCGCTTCGGCGGCGCGGGCCTCGTGCCCAGCGGCGCCGTGCACCTCGAGACGCCCACGACGGTCACCGACCGGCGCGTCGACGCCTTCGACCGGCTCTTCGCCGAAGAGCACTCGTAA
- a CDS encoding PfkB family carbohydrate kinase, translating to MRLVVVGDVMLDVDLSGPAERLSPDAPVPVVDVSARSARAGGAGLVARMLARDGHEVTLVTALAEDSDPDVAELRAELSGVRLVAGPSGAPTPVKTRVAASGQAVVRIDRGCETPPVPGVTDAMLAALADADAVIVADYGRRLTEEPSLRTALDALTVPLVWDPHPRGSQPVAATSLATPNLAEATAFSGAVGRGVTRAESAATTLLERWGCGAVTVTMGSSGALLRSRGAGVPVVAPAVAVPPTDPCGAGDRFAASAAVALAEGASTSEAVQAAVAAAGAYLLAGGVASLSAPADPAPLHGGGVDALRVAESVRAAGGTVVATGGCFDLLHAGHARTLSAARALGDCLIVCLNSDDSVRRLKGAARPIIPEDDRVDLLLALECVDAVLVFGEDTPDEALRRIRPDVWVKGGDYSAESLPETATVAEWGGRVLTVPYHPGRSTTHLAAALARVG from the coding sequence CTGCGCCTCGTCGTCGTCGGCGACGTGATGCTCGACGTCGACCTCTCCGGACCCGCCGAGCGGCTGAGCCCGGACGCCCCCGTCCCCGTGGTCGACGTGTCGGCCCGCAGCGCCCGCGCCGGCGGTGCCGGGCTCGTCGCCCGGATGCTCGCCCGCGACGGGCACGAGGTGACGCTGGTGACCGCGCTCGCCGAGGACTCGGATCCGGACGTGGCGGAGCTGCGCGCCGAGCTGTCCGGCGTCCGCCTGGTCGCCGGGCCCTCGGGAGCGCCGACGCCGGTGAAGACCCGCGTCGCCGCCTCCGGCCAGGCCGTCGTGCGGATCGACCGCGGCTGCGAGACGCCGCCCGTCCCCGGCGTCACCGACGCGATGCTCGCCGCGCTCGCCGACGCCGACGCCGTGATCGTCGCCGACTACGGCCGCCGCCTGACCGAGGAGCCGTCGCTCCGCACGGCGCTCGACGCGCTCACCGTGCCGCTGGTGTGGGATCCGCACCCGCGGGGCTCGCAGCCGGTCGCCGCCACCTCCCTCGCCACCCCGAACCTGGCCGAGGCCACCGCCTTCTCGGGAGCCGTCGGCCGCGGAGTGACGCGCGCCGAGTCCGCCGCGACCACCCTCCTCGAGCGCTGGGGCTGCGGTGCGGTCACCGTGACGATGGGATCCTCCGGCGCCCTGCTGCGCTCCCGCGGCGCCGGCGTCCCGGTCGTCGCACCGGCCGTCGCCGTGCCGCCCACCGACCCGTGCGGCGCGGGCGACCGGTTCGCCGCGTCCGCCGCCGTCGCCCTCGCCGAGGGTGCGAGCACGTCGGAGGCGGTGCAGGCGGCGGTCGCCGCAGCCGGCGCCTACCTCCTCGCGGGAGGGGTCGCCTCCCTCTCCGCTCCCGCCGACCCCGCACCCCTCCACGGCGGCGGGGTGGACGCCCTGCGCGTCGCCGAGTCCGTCCGCGCGGCAGGAGGAACGGTGGTCGCGACGGGCGGCTGCTTCGACCTGCTCCACGCCGGCCACGCCCGCACCCTCTCCGCAGCACGCGCTCTCGGCGACTGCCTGATCGTCTGCCTCAACTCGGACGACTCCGTCCGGCGCCTCAAGGGCGCGGCACGGCCGATCATCCCCGAGGACGACCGCGTCGACCTGCTGCTCGCGCTCGAGTGCGTCGACGCCGTGCTGGTCTTCGGCGAGGACACGCCGGACGAGGCGCTGCGCCGCATCCGCCCCGACGTCTGGGTGAAGGGCGGCGACTACTCCGCCGAGTCCCTCCCCGAGACGGCGACGGTGGCGGAGTGGGGCGGCCGGGTCCTGACCGTGCCGTACCACCCGGGCCGCTCGACCACCCATCTCGCCGCCGCGCTCGCGCGTGTCGGCTGA
- a CDS encoding SIS domain-containing protein, with product MTIDSATIDTVLDTPADAARRLVDDHVARALDAVAQLERHSDRIAAWGVELADRLHSGARLLAAGNGGSAAEAQHLTAELVGRFDGDRVPFSAISLHAETSSLTAIGNDYGFDHVFSRQVTAHARAGDIVVLLSTSGRSANLLHAAEAARAAGARSWALTGEGPNPLTELCDEAIALEGHGSNVQEAQLVLVHALCRAFEHRIRARTAAAS from the coding sequence ATGACCATCGACAGTGCGACCATCGACACCGTTCTGGACACCCCGGCCGACGCCGCCCGGCGCCTCGTCGACGACCACGTGGCGCGCGCGCTCGACGCGGTCGCGCAGCTGGAGCGCCACTCCGACAGGATCGCCGCCTGGGGCGTCGAGCTCGCCGACCGCCTGCACTCCGGCGCGCGCCTGCTCGCCGCGGGCAACGGCGGCTCCGCGGCCGAGGCGCAGCACCTCACCGCCGAGCTCGTCGGCCGCTTCGACGGCGACCGCGTCCCCTTCTCCGCCATCTCGCTGCACGCCGAGACGTCGAGCCTGACCGCGATCGGCAACGACTACGGCTTCGACCACGTGTTCTCGCGCCAGGTCACCGCGCACGCCCGCGCGGGCGACATCGTGGTCCTGCTCTCCACCAGCGGACGCAGCGCGAACCTCCTCCACGCCGCGGAGGCCGCCCGTGCGGCGGGCGCCCGGTCGTGGGCGCTGACCGGCGAGGGGCCGAACCCGCTCACCGAGCTCTGCGACGAGGCGATCGCCCTCGAGGGCCACGGCTCCAACGTGCAGGAGGCGCAGCTGGTGCTCGTGCACGCGCTCTGCCGGGCCTTCGAGCACCGGATCCGCGCGCGGACGGCGGCCGCCTCGTGA
- a CDS encoding aldehyde dehydrogenase family protein, translated as MTIDITTPATTAADAVRRARTAFPAWAATAPAERGALLRAAAHRVAEREQELADLNTQETGKPAGDALGGVRAGVDTLLQYAELGPLHRGRSLRGGALNVDLALPHPRGVVLALTPWNDPVAVAAGLLGAAIVSGDVVVHKPSERSPGTGALFTSILAEALPEGVLTLVEGDGAVGDELARTEGVDVLAHVGSTATGRALARVAAVTGAHVILENGGNDALVVDRDVDPVWAAEQAALGAFANAGQICTSVERIYVHRDIAEAFTAALVAEADRWSAGPLPRLVDARMRDAVHEHVTEALGSGARALTGGTPGDGTFYPATVLGDCTESMLVMTEETFGPVAPIRVVDSFDEGLDLAAASPYGLAASILTADMEHAHRAAATLPVGTVKVNGVFGGAPGGSAQPRGASGSGFGYGPELLDEMTTTTVVHFGLPVLPGGAR; from the coding sequence GTGACCATCGACATCACGACCCCCGCCACGACCGCCGCCGACGCCGTCCGCCGCGCGCGGACCGCGTTCCCCGCGTGGGCCGCCACCGCGCCCGCCGAGCGCGGCGCCCTGCTCCGTGCCGCCGCCCACCGCGTGGCCGAGCGCGAGCAGGAGCTCGCCGACCTCAACACGCAGGAGACGGGCAAGCCCGCCGGCGACGCCCTGGGCGGCGTCCGCGCCGGTGTCGACACGCTGCTCCAGTACGCCGAGCTCGGCCCGCTTCACCGCGGGAGGAGCCTGCGCGGAGGGGCTCTCAACGTCGATCTGGCCCTGCCGCACCCGCGCGGTGTCGTGCTCGCCCTCACTCCGTGGAACGACCCGGTCGCCGTCGCCGCGGGCCTCCTGGGCGCCGCGATCGTCTCCGGGGACGTCGTCGTGCACAAGCCGAGCGAGCGCAGCCCGGGCACGGGTGCCCTCTTCACGAGCATCCTCGCCGAGGCGCTGCCCGAGGGCGTGCTGACCCTGGTCGAGGGTGACGGGGCGGTCGGCGACGAGCTGGCGCGCACCGAGGGCGTCGATGTCCTCGCCCACGTCGGCTCGACCGCCACCGGCCGCGCGCTCGCCCGGGTCGCCGCCGTCACCGGCGCGCACGTGATCCTCGAGAACGGCGGCAACGACGCGCTCGTCGTCGACCGCGACGTCGATCCGGTCTGGGCCGCCGAGCAGGCCGCGCTGGGCGCCTTCGCCAACGCCGGCCAGATCTGCACCTCCGTCGAGCGGATCTACGTGCACCGCGACATCGCCGAGGCGTTCACGGCGGCGCTGGTCGCCGAGGCCGACCGCTGGAGCGCGGGCCCGCTCCCCCGCCTCGTCGACGCCCGCATGCGCGACGCCGTCCACGAGCACGTCACGGAGGCGCTCGGCAGCGGCGCGCGCGCCCTCACCGGCGGCACTCCCGGGGACGGCACCTTCTACCCCGCGACCGTCCTGGGCGACTGCACCGAGTCGATGCTGGTGATGACGGAGGAGACCTTCGGGCCCGTCGCGCCGATCCGCGTCGTCGACTCGTTCGACGAGGGCCTGGACCTGGCCGCCGCGAGCCCCTACGGCCTGGCCGCCTCGATCCTCACCGCCGACATGGAGCACGCGCACCGCGCCGCGGCGACGCTGCCGGTCGGCACCGTCAAGGTCAACGGCGTCTTCGGAGGAGCGCCGGGCGGCAGCGCCCAGCCCCGCGGAGCATCCGGCTCCGGCTTCGGCTACGGCCCGGAGCTGCTCGACGAGATGACCACCACCACGGTCGTGCACTTCGGCCTGCCCGTCCTGCCGGGAGGCGCGCGATGA
- a CDS encoding RecQ family ATP-dependent DNA helicase — MNSSRTDSVSRIAREDFGWSSLLPGQREAIESAASGRDTLLVLATGGGKSAVYQIAGAERGGVVLVVSPLVALQADQLAAIEAAPAAPPAVAINSSQGAAAVARAWDRIDEGGPLYVLLAPEQLAKPENVARLAAAGVSLLVVDEAHCVSSWGHDFRPDYLRLADVRGELGDPPVLAMTATASGPVRDEIIERLRMTDPEIQVHGVDRPEIRLVVHRHESENEKRAAVVEEARSWTAPGLVYVATRKETEAYAADIAAEGRRVAAYHAGLKVSERKVVHEQWRAGELDVVVATSAFGMGIDRADVRFVLHATTTESLDAYYQEIGRAGRDGEPATGALHYRAEDLGLRRFFAKRSVDKAALRVIWAAVSEQPGLDSAALARELGKPARTIARIVNDLADAGLVETGSGLRATREASGDEAVHAVKEALASRERIAESRLSMMRAYAETSQCRRRVLLDYFGVESAEWCGNCDGCERHEASGETVEAPVDAPLSVDESVEHREWGAGTVMSVEADRATIFFESEGYKVLSFQALESGVLREREHASA, encoded by the coding sequence ATGAACTCCTCCCGCACCGACTCTGTCAGCCGCATCGCCCGGGAGGACTTCGGCTGGTCGTCGCTGCTCCCCGGTCAGCGCGAGGCGATCGAGTCGGCGGCCTCCGGGCGCGACACGCTGCTGGTGCTGGCGACGGGCGGCGGCAAGTCCGCGGTCTACCAGATCGCCGGAGCCGAGCGCGGCGGCGTCGTCCTGGTCGTCTCCCCGCTCGTCGCCCTGCAGGCCGACCAGCTCGCCGCGATCGAGGCGGCTCCGGCGGCCCCGCCCGCCGTCGCGATCAACTCCTCCCAGGGCGCCGCGGCCGTCGCCCGCGCCTGGGATCGGATCGACGAGGGCGGCCCGCTCTACGTGCTCCTGGCGCCCGAGCAGCTCGCCAAGCCCGAGAACGTGGCGCGCCTGGCGGCCGCGGGAGTGTCGCTCCTGGTCGTCGACGAGGCGCACTGCGTCTCCTCCTGGGGCCACGACTTCCGCCCCGACTACCTCCGCCTGGCCGATGTGCGCGGCGAGCTCGGCGACCCGCCGGTGCTCGCGATGACCGCCACCGCCTCCGGGCCGGTGCGCGACGAGATCATCGAGCGCCTCCGGATGACCGACCCCGAGATCCAGGTGCACGGCGTCGACCGTCCGGAGATCCGGCTGGTGGTGCACCGCCACGAGAGCGAGAACGAGAAGCGCGCCGCCGTGGTCGAGGAGGCGCGCAGCTGGACGGCTCCGGGCCTGGTCTACGTCGCCACCCGCAAGGAGACGGAGGCCTACGCGGCCGACATCGCGGCGGAGGGGCGCCGGGTCGCGGCGTACCACGCCGGACTCAAGGTGTCCGAGCGCAAGGTCGTGCACGAGCAGTGGCGCGCCGGCGAGCTCGACGTCGTCGTCGCGACCTCGGCCTTCGGGATGGGCATCGACCGGGCCGACGTCCGCTTCGTGCTGCACGCGACGACCACCGAGTCGCTCGACGCGTACTACCAGGAGATCGGCCGCGCGGGCCGCGACGGCGAGCCGGCGACGGGCGCTCTGCACTACCGCGCCGAGGACCTCGGTCTCCGCCGCTTCTTCGCCAAGCGCTCGGTCGACAAGGCCGCGCTGCGCGTGATCTGGGCGGCCGTCTCGGAGCAGCCGGGGCTCGACTCCGCGGCTCTCGCGAGGGAGCTGGGGAAGCCGGCCCGCACGATCGCCCGGATCGTCAACGATCTCGCGGACGCGGGGCTGGTGGAGACCGGGTCCGGTCTGCGCGCGACGCGCGAGGCCTCGGGTGACGAGGCCGTGCACGCGGTGAAGGAGGCTCTGGCCTCCCGCGAGCGGATCGCGGAGTCGCGCCTGTCGATGATGCGCGCGTACGCGGAGACCAGCCAGTGCCGCCGCCGGGTCCTGCTGGACTACTTCGGCGTGGAGTCGGCCGAATGGTGCGGCAACTGCGACGGCTGCGAGCGGCACGAGGCGAGCGGCGAGACCGTGGAGGCGCCCGTGGACGCACCTCTGAGCGTCGACGAGTCGGTGGAGCACCGCGAGTGGGGCGCCGGCACCGTGATGAGCGTGGAGGCCGACCGGGCGACGATCTTCTTCGAGTCCGAGGGCTACAAGGTGCTGTCGTTCCAGGCGCTCGAGTCCGGCGTCCTGCGCGAGCGCGAGCACGCCTCCGCCTGA
- a CDS encoding SDR family oxidoreductase, protein MSTTPTPIGRVLITGGASGLGAAVAAAVTAAGGTPIVLDRDVSTVKEGVAAYQVDVAKTREAEKAVVEIAREHGGLDAVVTAAGIDRCGRLVDVEPEEWERVISVNLLGTAAVVRAALPFLTETHGRVVTVASSLAIKAVSDATAYCASKFGVLGFTRALAAETKGEIGVTTLIPSGMKTRFFDDRDEQYKPGPDALLNDPENVANAVMFVLGQPRGCEVRELVITHEEEPSWP, encoded by the coding sequence ATGAGCACCACTCCCACCCCCATCGGCCGCGTCCTGATCACCGGAGGAGCCTCCGGGCTCGGTGCGGCCGTCGCCGCCGCGGTCACCGCCGCCGGCGGCACCCCGATCGTGCTCGACCGCGACGTCTCGACGGTGAAGGAGGGCGTCGCCGCCTACCAGGTCGACGTCGCGAAGACCCGCGAGGCCGAGAAGGCGGTCGTCGAGATCGCCCGCGAGCACGGCGGGCTCGACGCCGTCGTGACCGCGGCCGGCATCGACCGCTGCGGCCGCCTCGTCGACGTGGAGCCGGAGGAGTGGGAGCGGGTCATCTCCGTGAACCTCCTCGGCACCGCGGCCGTCGTCCGCGCGGCGCTGCCCTTCCTCACCGAGACCCACGGCCGCGTCGTCACCGTCGCGTCCTCGCTGGCGATCAAGGCCGTGTCCGACGCGACCGCGTACTGCGCCTCGAAGTTCGGCGTGCTCGGCTTCACCCGTGCGCTCGCGGCCGAGACCAAGGGCGAGATCGGCGTGACCACGCTGATCCCGTCGGGCATGAAGACGCGCTTCTTCGACGACCGCGACGAGCAGTACAAGCCCGGCCCGGACGCGCTGCTGAACGACCCGGAGAACGTGGCGAACGCCGTCATGTTCGTCCTCGGCCAGCCGCGCGGCTGCGAGGTCCGCGAGCTCGTCATCACGCACGAGGAGGAGCCGTCCTGGCCGTGA